DNA sequence from the Marinilongibacter aquaticus genome:
TCCCGCCTTCCGTAATACGGACCAACACCCACTTCTGGTTGTAGTATTTCAATAAGCAACCGGCTTCGAAGTCCGCAGGCATCGTATAGCATTGAGCGTTATCTACGATGGCCTCAAAATCGAAATTATTGGTGGCAATCAAATGGTCGCGATTGACAGGAAATAGATTACAGGCCAACTGGCAAGAATCGTAAATGGTCTGTACAAATTGAGTATCGCGAATCGGAACTTTTTTATCTTGAGCGTGGACTTGAAAAAATACAAAATTGGCGAGCACAAGCAGCCAAGTAAATAAGCCTTTATATTTCATTTTGGTACTCAGTGAAGCCCACGCCGACCTAAATAGGACCGACTGGCCTCAATACTTTTTAACTTTAGAGGAAATCATTGCCGCAAAAGTAGTGCATTCTATTGAAATTCAATAGCTTTATGATTCCCTAACCGTGATGCATATATGACCTAAAAGTCGAAAAGGCTGTGAAAAATATTCCGCATTTGTAATCGGTAATTTGTTCGCTGTCGCAAAAGTTTTAATCTTGCACTTGGAAAAGTTCAATTTTTTTTGATCCATCAAATGGACTTCTATTTTGTGCCAAACAGAGCCTGAAAGCTTGTCTGTTGTGCTTTTCTTCATTTGCAGATTTCAGAAAAAAGGTATGATGATATAGAAAAATAAGGGGAGGAGAATTTGTGGGGAAATTGTTCCTCACAGGGATTGTGAATTGTTGATAAGAGAATCGTTAATTTTTCTTAAAAAAGTTTTCCACAGGTGTTTTTTGTCGCCCGTGTAGTAGAAAAAATGCTTTTTGCTTTTAATTCCATTTCCTTTAAATTTAATTTATTTAGCCATTAACTCTAGGCAGTTGAAATGAAAATGACAGATTCGGAGCTTGTTGAGGCGATTTTGAAAGGCGGGATTGACCAAAACAAGGCTATAGAATTCTTGTACGAGTCTTCCCGAGGGCAAATAGTCTCCTTTTTGGAAAAAGCTCGGTCTGTCGAATCTTCAAAAGAGCCTGAAGATGTGATCTGGGAAGGGATGGAAGCCTTAGTCGGCAATATATTGGAAGGGAAATTTGAAAAACGCCCCGGAACATCGATCCAAGGCTACTTTGCCACGATTGTCAAGAATATTTGGTACAAACACCTCAGTTCGGAAAAGGCCAGAAATAACCGCCAAAACATATACGGAGAAGAAATGGATGGGGCAGAAGATGACGTGTCTTCACTCATTGCAGAGCACGAAACTTGGAACGAATACCTTGCCACATTTGATCTCGCAGGAAAAAACTGCAAGCGTATATTACAAATGGTCTACGGACTCGGATATACTATAAAAGAAACCGCTGAAGAGCTTGTTGCGGAAGGACTGTACGACAATGAACAGGTTGTACGAAATGCGAAAAGCAAATGCTTAAAGAAAGTAGCCTTTCGATTGGCTCAGGTCAAGAAATAGCTTATGAAAGAAAGAGACGAAACCGAACTACTAGAGAATTATCTTTTTGGTCGCTTGGCCGAAGATAAAAGAGCAGACCTAGAAAGCCGCTTGGATACGGAAAGCGAGCTAGCCACCCAGTTGGAAGATTTGAGGCGGTTGCGTGCGGTAGCCCAACGATTCGATCTTCGACAAAGAATTAAAGCGGTTCAGGCTGAAAAACTCAGAGAGTGGTCTGAGCCGGCTGTGAAAATTCATCGGTCCAAAGGGAAATTGCTAAAACTTTGGCCTCAATTGGTGGGTTCAGCAATAGCGGCAAGTGTAATTTTTACCCTGTATATGGGGCAGGCGGATTTCCAACTACCTGATACGGTAAGCCTAAAAATGCGGGGTACTACAGACAATGACGAGCTTGCACAGTCTTTGGCGTTTCAGCAATATCTTCATGCTCAAGAGGCTTTATTGAATGGTCAATTTGAGACGGCAGCCGAAAACTTCGATCATGTAAAAGACAGCCCAGAAATTCGACGATATTATAAAGATGCTTCTTTGTGGTTTGAAGCAGTGGCTACCTCAGAATTCGACGAAGAGAAAAGCGAGGCACTGTTGCAGGAAATTGAAAGCCGCACCGATTTTGAATACCCGCTTTCTTGGGTAGAAAAAATGAAATTGAAAGTGCGACTTTGGTTTTAAAAAAAGGGTTTTAAGCCCTTTTTTTTCTGACCACAAACGCGGCAATCAATACAAAAACCAAAATACTGCAGCTGATGATGGAGTATTTGTATGCCACCCAAAACGGCAACCTGAGCCCCTGATCGTTTCCAATTAGAATGAAATTCGCCCAATAATACGGATGGTTGAATTCTTGACCAGTCGCCGATTTCCTGAAATCCAATTTGGCCTGTCGTAAAGCATCCGCTTTGTTCCATCCCTTTTCCAGATAATGATAAAGACGCGAAGCCAACCAAGCTGAACTTTCGTCGTGGGCTTTCCATAGCGTAGTGATCGTGGAAGGGCAACCGGCATAGGCAAAGCCGCGGGCAAGGGAAATCAACCCTTCGCCTTTTTGCAGTTTTCCGTTTCCAGCTTCGCAAGCCGAAAGCACCACAAGCTCGGTATTTTGCAAAGAAAGACTGTACAGTTCTTCTGTATACAATTTGTAATCCGTACTGTCTGGATAAAAGGCAATAAAGGATTTTCCAGGTTCTTCGTCGTCCATTTGAGCATGCGTAGCAAAATGGATAATGCCATATTCTTGATACTCTTCGAAGAAATTGTTTTTCGAGGCCGATTGGTTTTTATAGGATACGCCTCCTATTTTATCAACTTCTTGGCTCGAAAAAGGCAATTGGCCTAAATTTCGGTCGCGGTTTTCGGAAAGTAAAAAGGCGTTGTCGGCATAAGGTGCAATGGCCAATGCTTTTTCTTGCGGCCTTGAAAACTTCTTTTGTTTCGAGCGGAAATATGTGAGGAAAGAATAATCGTAGAATATTGAAAAACGGTCGATCAAGTAGGCTTTGTTTTCGTCTTGCAATACCTCAAAAGGGATGAGGTTCAATTGTGAATCCCGGATAATCAGCAAATGGTGTATGCCTTTCAAGTGCGGCTCCAATGGCTCGAAAATCGTTTTGTAAATTTCGAAAGCCGCCTGAGCACCTTGGTATTTTCCCAAGCCGGGATTGGTATAAAGGGCATTTTTCAATTCTTCGATTTGATCGAGAAAAGAAGAAGGCAAGTTGATTTTCAGGTTCAAATATTCGCGGCGATCGATCAAACTCACGTAAGCCACAGAATCGGTGAGGAAATAGCTGAGAGCTGCTGCATCGTTTGCGAGCGTTTTTTTCAATTCTTCGCTCGACACCTCATTCGTTTGGTATTTCAGTGCAAAATAGGCTTCGTTCTTTTCTTCCAATTGCCTTTTCAAAAAGCCCATCTCTATTTTGAGCTCGTTCAGCTTTTGGTCCAAAGCACTGTCTGTTTTGCCCGCGTTGGCTTGTGCAATCCACACGGAATTCAATTCTTGTTGCAGCAATTTCTCTTTGATAATCAAAGAATCGTCTTGAAACTGCGGTTTTATTTTCTGGTCCCACAAGGCTTCGTTTAGCGATGCCGCCTGGATTTTATTGATCCAAGGCAGAAAATCCGGAGAATTGCTGTGGGTGTTCAGGTCGAGAATTTGAGAAACCATTGGCCGAATGGTGGCGTCAAGCTCAAATTTCGATTCTTGAAAAGGATAGTTCTTTTTCAAATCGGTGGCCAGACGCACAGCTTCGGATAAGCTTTTCAGGGCTTTTTCGTCGGGTTCGTGTTGTGCCCTTTTCTGCAAAGCCTCAAGGTATTGGATTGGAAAGAGAATTTCGGAAAAATTCACCTTTTCTCCATTCGAAGCATTGGAGCACAATGCCAAAGCCTTGTTGTACAGTTTTTTAGCTTCCTGAGCGTTTTCAGAAAGATCGCCCAATAGAATAATCGCTTCTGCTAAATATTTTGAAGGCTTTTGGTATTCGCTTATGGTTTTTGCCAGAACATTTTTTGCCGCTGCCTTTTTATCTTCATGAATGGCGAGTTTGGCTTCGAGTGTCTGGAGTTTGACATGTTGCCATTCCACGCCATTTTTTATTTTGGGCAAACCATTTTTGGCTTTTTGCAAATACTGGGCGGCTTCGTGCCATTGGCCACTGGCAATCAAGGCATCGACCAAATGCAGTGTACGTGGTAAAATGTCGAAGTCGCTTCGACTATTCTGAATGGCCAACTTGAAATAATCAATCGCTTTGTCGAATTGCTTGTCTTCTGCATAAAGCAAACCGAGCCGATTGTATAGCGAAG
Encoded proteins:
- a CDS encoding RNA polymerase sigma factor — translated: MKMTDSELVEAILKGGIDQNKAIEFLYESSRGQIVSFLEKARSVESSKEPEDVIWEGMEALVGNILEGKFEKRPGTSIQGYFATIVKNIWYKHLSSEKARNNRQNIYGEEMDGAEDDVSSLIAEHETWNEYLATFDLAGKNCKRILQMVYGLGYTIKETAEELVAEGLYDNEQVVRNAKSKCLKKVAFRLAQVKK
- a CDS encoding anti-sigma factor family protein, whose protein sequence is MKERDETELLENYLFGRLAEDKRADLESRLDTESELATQLEDLRRLRAVAQRFDLRQRIKAVQAEKLREWSEPAVKIHRSKGKLLKLWPQLVGSAIAASVIFTLYMGQADFQLPDTVSLKMRGTTDNDELAQSLAFQQYLHAQEALLNGQFETAAENFDHVKDSPEIRRYYKDASLWFEAVATSEFDEEKSEALLQEIESRTDFEYPLSWVEKMKLKVRLWF
- a CDS encoding CHAT domain-containing protein codes for the protein MRILCCFTLLAMILSRPVDAQKIGLENQRNRAFAKFLSGELSKQDALSKLKAIHAEFEKGDKQVLKYETPLFVGAIEFYAKNNAEAFKILKLGRLDVLTKNDSICFKFEAMLASLYREENKLDSAQHYFDIGYAHLMEKPQIAENNPLEVYSFYLNYSYLLQYLGEKQLNLLILQTAEKLSKKLNRPLISSSLYNRLGLLYAEDKQFDKAIDYFKLAIQNSRSDFDILPRTLHLVDALIASGQWHEAAQYLQKAKNGLPKIKNGVEWQHVKLQTLEAKLAIHEDKKAAAKNVLAKTISEYQKPSKYLAEAIILLGDLSENAQEAKKLYNKALALCSNASNGEKVNFSEILFPIQYLEALQKRAQHEPDEKALKSLSEAVRLATDLKKNYPFQESKFELDATIRPMVSQILDLNTHSNSPDFLPWINKIQAASLNEALWDQKIKPQFQDDSLIIKEKLLQQELNSVWIAQANAGKTDSALDQKLNELKIEMGFLKRQLEEKNEAYFALKYQTNEVSSEELKKTLANDAAALSYFLTDSVAYVSLIDRREYLNLKINLPSSFLDQIEELKNALYTNPGLGKYQGAQAAFEIYKTIFEPLEPHLKGIHHLLIIRDSQLNLIPFEVLQDENKAYLIDRFSIFYDYSFLTYFRSKQKKFSRPQEKALAIAPYADNAFLLSENRDRNLGQLPFSSQEVDKIGGVSYKNQSASKNNFFEEYQEYGIIHFATHAQMDDEEPGKSFIAFYPDSTDYKLYTEELYSLSLQNTELVVLSACEAGNGKLQKGEGLISLARGFAYAGCPSTITTLWKAHDESSAWLASRLYHYLEKGWNKADALRQAKLDFRKSATGQEFNHPYYWANFILIGNDQGLRLPFWVAYKYSIISCSILVFVLIAAFVVRKKRA